A genomic window from Salvia miltiorrhiza cultivar Shanhuang (shh) chromosome 5, IMPLAD_Smil_shh, whole genome shotgun sequence includes:
- the LOC131025674 gene encoding probable LRR receptor-like serine/threonine-protein kinase At3g47570, which translates to MAKFMTILPLSIFFFFLIFPPPASCSTNQTDQLSLLAIKSSLQDPQGALTSWNQTLPLCSWKGIQCRGGRVVALNLTSQGLVGNLSPHVGNLSSLTTILLRNNSFQGPIPAEITLLSTLQILDFSYNFFMGAIPTNLSQCTNLVRLALTRNLLHGTIPIELGFLPKLEAIAFSRNQNISGPIPSSFGNLTTLTSLSLGSCSLAGEIPESLGRLRRLAYLQLSVNGFTGSIPHALFNLSDVYYFDVSVNHLEGVIPSTIGFTLPNLVVLLLERNQFSGPIPSSISNASLIEWIILSSNQFTGPIPNLERLTLIHDFFLHSNLIEDDISFISSLTNSTKLEQFDVSENMLSGSLRESLANLSIPINMLYIHKNQIHGNIPVGIGNLINLDVVDLSDNLLDGLIPMSISKLSNLHNLFMGRNRFAGELPSLFGNLTLLSRLQLDGNELSGNVPSSLGNCSNLLELDLSDNNFTGLIPQEIMRLSSISIVLNLSHNAFVGSIPYEVGSLRNLAALDLSSNRLSGPIPRSLSSCVSLQQLYLDDNLLEGEVPAGMSALMGLQELDLSRNNLSGPIPTFLGNLKLGKLNLSFNKLHGEWKPRTLWWNCGVSLSTLLKILIPIFVIGGLCIVILVFLKCKKTENPTRISSDDTIGAQLLKLSYADLLKATSGFSESNLVGFGRFGSIYKAILDDDKDTTVAVKVLNLDVRGASKTFMAECRALGSIRHRNLVKLLSVCDSLDFQGKNFKALVYEFKVNGSLEQWLYNDEESGEDFKCLSIIQRLNIAFDIAQGIKYLHFGSGSTIIHGDLKPSNILLDDDMVARVGDFGLAKIVSNILPSHESNSSIGIKGTLGYVPPEYGTCESISMQGDVYSYGIILLEMFTNKRPTDDLFGDDQNLHRFVSSALPDRVMEIVDPQFEIGALKMKCIARVLSIGVSCSKENPRDRMPITHVVNELSHILDLFRN; encoded by the exons ATGGCAAAATTCATGACGATTCTTCCTCtatcaatcttcttcttcttcctcattttccCTCCACCTGCATCATGTTCCACCAATCAAACAGACCAACTCTCATTACTCGCCATAAAATCAAGCCTTCAAGATCCACAAGGAGCTCTCACCTCATGGAACCAAACACTCCCTCTCTGCAGCTGGAAAGGCATCCAATGCCGCGGCGGCAGAGTCGTCGCTCTAAACTTGACATCTCAAGGCCTTGTCGGCAACCTCTCCCCTCACGTAGGTAACCTCTCTTCTCTCACTACCATCCTCCTCAGAAACAACTCTTTTCAAGGCCCAATTCCTGCAGAAATCACTCTCTTAAGTACCCTTCAGATTCTTGATTTCAGCTACAACTTTTTCATGGGCGCAATACCCACAAACTTGTCCCAATGCACCAACCTTGTGCGGCTTGCTCTCACCAGGAATCTCCTTCACGGAACCATCCCTATTGAACTAGGTTTCTTGCCCAAACTCGAAGCTATAGCCTTTTCAAGAAACCAAAATATTTCTGGGCCTATCCCTTCATCCTTTGGTAACCTAACTACGCTCACAAGCCTCTCATTAGGATCATGCAGCTTGGCCGGAGAGATCCCCGAATCACTCGGCCGCCTCCGTCGCCTCGCCTATCTTCAACTGAGTGTGAATGGTTTCACTGGTAGTATTCCTCATGCTCTGTTTAATTTATCTGATGTGTATTACTTTGATGTTTCTGTTAACCATCTTGAAGGAGTCATTCCTTCTACTATTGGTTTCACACTTCCTAATCTTGTTGTCCTACTTCTTGAGCGCAACCAATTTAGTGGGCCAATTCCTAGTTCCATTTCAAATGCTTCATTGATTGAGTGGATCATTTTGTCCTCCAATCAGTTTACTGGACCTATACCAAATCTTGAGAGGCTCACTCTGATCCATGATTTCTTCTTACATTCAAATCTAATTGAAGATGATATCAGCTTCATTTCATCATTGACAAATTCCACCAAGTTAGAGCAATTTGATGTTAGTGAGAACATGTTGAGTGGTTCTTTGCGTGAATCCTTAGCCAACTTGTCCATTCCTATCAATATGTTGTATATACACAAGAATCAAATACATGGAAACATTCCTGTTGGCATTGGAAACCTTATCAATCTTGATGTGGTTGATCTTTCTGACAATCTTCTTGATGGCCTAATTCCCATGTCAATATCAAAGCTCTCAAATTTGCATAACCTTTTTATGGGAAGAAACAGATTCGCAGGCGAACTGCCATCACTATTTGGAAACTTGACTCTTTTGAGTAGATTGCAGCTTGATGGCAATGAGCTTTCTGGAAATGTGCCTTCAAGTCTTGGCAACTGCTCCAACTTGTTAGAGTTAGACCTCTCTGATAACAACTTCACTGGTTTGATCCCTCAAGAAATCATGAGGCTTTCATCTATTTCCATTGTCCTGAATCTCTCTCACAATGCTTTTGTGGGATCTATTCCATATGAAGTTGGTTCTTTGAGAAATCTCGCGGCTTTGGACTTGTCTAGCAATAGACTGTCTGGACCGATTCCCAGATCTTTAAGCAGCTGTGTGAGCTTGCAGCAGCTCTACCTCGATGACAATTTACTCGAAGGAGAGGTTCCTGCAGGAATGAGTGCTTTGATGGGCTTGCAAGAGTTGGATCTATCTCGTAATAATCTGTCTGGTCCGATTCCAACGTTTTTGGGGAATTTGAAGCTCGGGAAGCTCAATTTGTCCTTCAATAAGCTACACGGAGAA TGGAAACCAAGGACTTTGTGGTGGAACTGTGGAGTTAGCCTTTCAACTTTGTTGAAGATCTTGATCCCAATATTTGTTATAGGAGGCTTATGCATTGTGATTTTAGTATTCCTCAAGTGCAAGAAAACAGAAAATCCCACTCGTATTTCATCTGATGATACCATTGGTGCCCAATTACTGAAGCTTTCTTATGCAGATCTCCTAAAAGCAACAAGTGGATTCTCTGAGAGTAACTTGGTTGGTTTCGGGAGATTCGGGTCCATTTACAAAGCGATCCTTGATGACGATAAAGACACAACTGTAGCAGTCAAAGTACTCAATCTTGATGTTAGAGGGGCCTCAAAAACTTTCATGGCAGAATGCAGAGCATTGGGAAGCATAAGGCATAGGAATTTGGTGAAACTACTAAGTGTTTGTGATAGTCTGGATTTTCAAGGCAAGAATTTCAAAGCATTGGTTTATGAGTTCAAAGTTAATGGGAGTTTGGAGCAATGGTTGTACAATGATGAAGAAAGTGGTGAGGATTTTAAGTGTCTTAGCATAATCCAGAGGCTTAATATTGCATTTGATATTGCTCAGGGGATTAAATACCTTCACTTTGGTAGTGGTTCAACTATTATTCATGGTGATTTGAAACCAAGCAACATTCTGTTGGATGATGATATGGTTGCTCGTGTTGGTGATTTTGGATTAGCTAAGATTGTCTCAAACATACTTCCATCACATGAAAGCAATAGTTCAATTGGGATTAAGGGCACCTTAGGCTATGTCCCTCCAG AATATGGGACGTGTGAGTCGATTTCTATGCAAGGGGATGTGTATAGCTACGGAATCATTCTTCTGGAGATGTTCACAAATAAAAGACCCACGGATGATTTATTTGGCGATGATCAAAATCTGCACAGATTTGTGAGCTCTGCTTTACCAGATCGTGTAATGGAAATTGTTGATCCACAATTTGAGATAGGAGCATTGAAGATGAAGTGTATAGCTCGTGTTTTAAGCATTGGAGTGTCATGTTCCAAGGAGAATCCAAGAGATAGGATGCCAATTACTCATGTTGTTAATGAATTGTCTCACATTCTAGACTTGTTTCGTAACTGA